A section of the Castanea sativa cultivar Marrone di Chiusa Pesio chromosome 12, ASM4071231v1 genome encodes:
- the LOC142618306 gene encoding uncharacterized protein LOC142618306, which yields MRQLAAGMQVLQEKHLIHRDLKPQSNMDKSWMTIGKTPDGRLSRPYIEGVNAFLNFARAVVDCSGNIPCPCIHCVNCYRQSLQTVRIHLLHRGIMQSYINWYNHGEPRVLNENIHDNEMSDDDHMDGIDALVGDQIRGDSLMGNGLIRIGWKNQERTLKIGRKLQANIDAGQRHLLLGLMRRQIIMAVKFLNWQKSSKMFISIQIRICGYTMRMK from the exons ATGAGGCAATTGG CGGCAGGAATGCAGGTGCTTCAAGAAAAACACCTCATTCACAGAGATTTGAAACCTCAG TCGAacatggataaaagttggatgaCAATTGGTAAGACACCGGATGGCAGATTAAGTCGTCCATATATTGAAGGGGTCAatgcatttcttaattttgcaaGAGCGGTTGTGGATTGTAGTGGTAATATTCCGTGCCCGTGTATTCACTGTGTGAATTGCTATCGACAATCTCTTCAAACTGTGCGTATACATTTACTTCATCGTGGGATTATGCAATCTTACATTAATTGGTATAATCATGGAGAACCACGTGTATTAAACGAGAACATTCATGATAATGAAATGTCGGATGATGATCATATGGATGGTATCGATGCCTTGGTAGGTGATCAAATTAGAGGGGACTCATTGATGGGAAATGGACTAATAAGGATTGGCTG gaaaaatcaagaaagaactctgaaaataggaagaaaacttcaggcaaacatagatgcgggacaaaggcacttgctgttagggttgatgaggag ACAAATAATAATGGCGGTCAAGTTCCTGAAttggcaaaaatcttcaaagatgttcatttcaatccaaatacgAATATGTGGATACACCATGAGGATGAAGTGA